A region from the Tahibacter amnicola genome encodes:
- a CDS encoding TonB-dependent receptor produces MYQGYVSPAQGTLRRRGLALALLAVLASGAALAQNTGGSIYGSAAAGATVVVENVDTGLKREAVADAEGRYRFASLPIGTYRVHSGEAVREQVTVNAGVGTEVGLVAQDAATLAAVSVQATRSVSPIDVASVESTTVITADQIARLPVARNVTDVALLAPGTVKGDTAFGNLASFGGSSVAENVYYINGFNVTNIYQGLSYTQLPFEAVQEQQVKTGGYGAEFGRSTGGVVNLVTKRGTNNWNFGGNAYWSPGELRDHSPDVYDPDGDLYYFYSKDTREELIYNAFVSGPVVKDKLFVYALYQGTDGSETNYGLSTVSPEKRNDPLGLLKVDWNITDNHIVELTALTDKRNNDYTKYTTTPGTDRKLARVGEGSYQEGGENTILRYTGYFGESFNLSALYGEGTFSRAESNSNADCPYAHDARTGTAISIGCWVDSTVPSKDNQDERKAGRIDLEWQLGDHRLRGGFDSERITTNHISKLSGGVYWRYITVVPGARLPNGATVPDGVTQAARSRVRNEGGSFEVENTAQYLEDNWQINDKLVAYLGLRNETFENRNGFGQSFIKADQQLAPRLGLSWDVNGDGSMKVFANAGRYFLPIPTNVNVRVSAGLTDYYEWFQFGPNSGFDPRTALPTNLGPQIGGRYTYSDGRAPNPLTLADQELRPMYQDEWILGFQKQLADNWSIGLRGVQRQLKSAIEDTCQKAGITRWAQENGYTNFNANSLPACVMLNPGRDAALYLDLQGDGNLSLATVPAAYFGLPRAERTYRALEFFFEHGFDDKWFLQGSYTWSKSFGNTEGFVRTDNGQVDAGNTTAFDRPGLTDGGSGNLPNDHRHALKVFGYVQATDEWMFGASFRTTSGRPLNCIGVYPENGPDTEAAEYGAASFYCGGVLKPRGSAGNTKWISNLDLSVGYTPQWADNLTLGVDVFNVFNWKRPTELSEDFETGERTPLKTYGLPERFQDPRYVRFSARYDFSL; encoded by the coding sequence ATGTATCAGGGTTATGTGTCACCGGCGCAAGGGACGCTGCGCCGTCGCGGACTGGCGTTGGCACTGCTGGCCGTATTGGCCAGCGGTGCTGCGCTCGCGCAGAACACCGGCGGTTCGATCTACGGATCGGCGGCTGCCGGCGCCACGGTCGTGGTGGAGAATGTGGACACCGGCTTGAAGCGCGAAGCAGTCGCCGATGCCGAAGGGCGTTATCGCTTCGCATCGTTGCCGATCGGAACCTATCGCGTCCATAGCGGCGAGGCGGTGCGCGAGCAGGTCACCGTCAATGCGGGTGTCGGCACGGAAGTCGGGCTCGTCGCGCAAGATGCCGCGACGCTCGCTGCCGTGTCTGTGCAGGCCACACGTTCGGTTTCGCCCATTGACGTGGCGTCGGTGGAATCGACCACCGTCATTACGGCCGACCAGATCGCCCGGCTGCCGGTGGCGCGCAACGTCACGGACGTGGCGCTGCTGGCGCCCGGTACGGTAAAGGGCGACACGGCCTTCGGAAACCTGGCCTCGTTCGGCGGATCGTCGGTCGCCGAGAACGTCTACTACATCAACGGGTTCAACGTCACCAACATCTACCAGGGGCTGTCCTATACGCAGCTGCCGTTCGAGGCGGTGCAGGAGCAGCAGGTCAAGACGGGTGGCTATGGCGCCGAATTTGGCCGCTCCACGGGCGGCGTGGTCAATCTGGTGACCAAGCGCGGCACCAACAACTGGAACTTTGGCGGCAACGCGTACTGGAGCCCCGGTGAGCTGCGTGATCATTCGCCGGACGTCTACGATCCAGACGGCGACCTCTACTACTTCTATAGCAAGGACACGCGCGAGGAGCTGATCTACAACGCCTTCGTCAGTGGTCCCGTGGTCAAGGACAAGCTCTTCGTCTACGCCCTTTACCAGGGCACCGACGGTTCCGAGACCAACTATGGCCTGAGCACCGTTTCGCCGGAGAAGCGCAACGATCCGCTGGGCTTGCTGAAAGTCGACTGGAACATCACCGACAACCATATCGTTGAGCTCACGGCGCTCACCGACAAGCGCAACAACGACTACACCAAGTACACCACGACACCGGGCACTGATCGCAAGCTCGCCCGGGTTGGCGAGGGCAGCTACCAGGAAGGTGGCGAGAACACGATTCTTCGCTATACCGGCTATTTCGGCGAGAGCTTCAACCTCTCCGCGCTGTACGGCGAGGGCACGTTCAGTCGCGCCGAGTCCAACTCCAACGCCGATTGCCCGTACGCGCATGACGCCCGTACGGGTACGGCGATCAGCATCGGCTGCTGGGTCGACAGCACCGTGCCGAGCAAGGACAACCAGGACGAACGCAAGGCTGGCCGCATCGACCTGGAATGGCAGCTCGGCGATCACCGCCTCCGCGGTGGATTTGACAGCGAGCGCATCACCACCAATCACATCTCGAAGCTGTCCGGTGGTGTGTACTGGCGCTATATCACGGTGGTGCCGGGCGCACGGTTGCCCAATGGGGCGACAGTGCCGGACGGCGTGACACAGGCGGCGCGTTCGCGCGTCCGCAACGAAGGCGGCAGTTTCGAAGTGGAGAACACCGCCCAATACCTGGAAGACAACTGGCAGATCAACGACAAGCTGGTCGCCTACCTGGGCCTGCGCAACGAGACGTTCGAGAACCGCAATGGCTTTGGCCAGAGCTTCATCAAGGCCGACCAGCAACTGGCGCCGCGCCTGGGCCTGAGCTGGGATGTCAACGGTGATGGCTCGATGAAGGTGTTCGCCAACGCCGGTCGCTATTTCCTGCCCATCCCGACCAATGTGAACGTGCGCGTATCGGCGGGCCTGACCGACTACTACGAGTGGTTCCAGTTCGGGCCGAACTCCGGTTTCGATCCGCGCACGGCGCTGCCGACCAACCTGGGTCCGCAGATCGGCGGGCGCTACACCTACAGCGATGGCCGTGCCCCCAATCCGCTGACGCTGGCCGACCAGGAGCTGCGTCCGATGTACCAGGACGAGTGGATCCTGGGCTTCCAGAAGCAACTGGCGGACAACTGGTCGATCGGCCTGCGCGGCGTGCAGCGCCAGCTCAAGTCGGCGATCGAGGATACCTGTCAGAAGGCGGGCATCACCCGTTGGGCGCAGGAGAATGGCTACACGAACTTCAACGCCAATTCCCTGCCAGCCTGTGTGATGCTCAATCCAGGTCGCGATGCCGCGCTGTACCTGGATCTGCAGGGCGACGGCAACCTGTCCCTGGCGACCGTGCCCGCCGCGTATTTCGGCCTGCCGCGGGCCGAGCGTACCTATCGCGCGCTGGAGTTCTTCTTCGAGCACGGCTTCGACGACAAATGGTTCCTGCAGGGCTCCTATACGTGGTCCAAGAGCTTCGGCAACACCGAAGGCTTCGTGCGCACGGACAACGGGCAGGTCGACGCTGGCAATACCACCGCCTTCGACCGACCGGGCCTCACCGACGGCGGCAGCGGCAATCTGCCGAACGATCATCGCCACGCGCTCAAGGTCTTCGGTTACGTGCAGGCGACGGACGAATGGATGTTCGGCGCGAGCTTCCGCACCACGTCGGGACGGCCGCTCAATTGCATCGGCGTTTATCCCGAAAACGGCCCGGACACCGAGGCGGCGGAATACGGTGCCGCGTCGTTCTACTGTGGCGGCGTCCTCAAGCCGCGCGGCAGCGCCGGCAACACGAAGTGGATCAGCAATCTGGATCTGTCGGTGGGTTACACGCCGCAGTGGGCTGACAATCTCACGTTGGGCGTGGACGTCTTCAATGTCTTCAACTGGAAGCGCCCGACGGAGCTGAGCGAAGATTTCGAAACCGGCGAGCGCACGCCGCTCAAGACCTACGGTCTGCCGGAGCGTTTCCAGGACCCGCGCTACGTGCGGTTCTCGGCCCGCTACGACTTCTCGCTGTAA
- a CDS encoding short-chain fatty acid transporter, with translation MGMMTLQRMASRFTTWAERWFPDAFVFALVALVLVCAAAVVNGAPLMRVSKAFGDGFWSLIPFTMQMVMVAVSGYVVAVSRPAAHVIESFAGLPRTGRGAVALVAALSMLSSLLNWALSLIFSGLLVRALARRESLAMDYRAASAAAYLGLGATWAMGLSSSAAQLQANPASLPPALLSVTGVIPFSQTLFLWQSLLLTAVLVVVSVIIAYGSAPGAESARTAQALGIDVTEPQTVDAPPARPGEWLEYSPLLTLLVVALGLGWLWQEFGQKDPLTAISGLNTYNFLFLIVGMALHGRPRRFVEAVTRAVPTTGGVLIQYPFFAGLAGVLTGAAALDGSTVSTAVAHGFVTIANADTFPLLMGAYSAVLGLFIPSGGGKWLIEAPYVMQAAVDLKVHLGWAVQVYNAAEALPNLVNPFWMLPLLGVVGLKARDIVGFTALQLLIHVPVVLGLLALLATTLTYIPPQIP, from the coding sequence ATGGGAATGATGACTCTGCAGCGGATGGCATCGCGTTTCACCACCTGGGCCGAGCGGTGGTTTCCGGACGCCTTTGTCTTCGCCCTGGTGGCCCTGGTGCTGGTATGTGCGGCTGCGGTCGTCAATGGCGCCCCGCTGATGCGCGTGAGCAAGGCTTTCGGCGACGGCTTCTGGTCGCTGATTCCCTTCACCATGCAGATGGTGATGGTTGCTGTGAGTGGCTATGTGGTGGCCGTATCGCGGCCGGCCGCGCACGTGATCGAGTCATTCGCCGGATTACCGCGCACCGGCCGCGGCGCGGTCGCGCTGGTGGCGGCGCTGAGCATGCTCAGCTCCCTGCTCAACTGGGCACTGAGTCTGATTTTCAGCGGACTGCTGGTCCGCGCGCTGGCGCGCCGCGAGTCCCTGGCGATGGACTACCGCGCGGCTTCGGCGGCGGCCTATCTCGGCCTCGGCGCGACCTGGGCGATGGGGCTTTCCTCGTCGGCGGCGCAACTGCAGGCGAATCCCGCCAGCCTACCGCCCGCCTTGCTGTCAGTGACGGGCGTCATTCCGTTCTCGCAGACGCTGTTCCTGTGGCAATCGCTGCTGCTGACAGCGGTACTTGTCGTCGTTTCCGTGATCATCGCGTACGGATCGGCGCCGGGCGCGGAATCGGCGCGAACGGCGCAGGCGCTGGGAATTGACGTCACCGAGCCGCAGACCGTCGATGCGCCCCCCGCGCGACCGGGCGAATGGCTCGAGTACTCGCCGCTGCTGACGCTGCTCGTCGTCGCACTGGGGCTCGGCTGGCTGTGGCAGGAGTTCGGCCAGAAAGATCCCCTGACGGCGATCTCCGGCTTGAACACGTATAATTTTCTCTTTCTGATTGTCGGCATGGCGCTGCACGGCCGTCCGCGCCGCTTCGTCGAGGCGGTGACCCGTGCCGTGCCGACCACCGGCGGCGTCCTGATCCAGTACCCATTTTTCGCGGGCCTGGCGGGCGTGCTCACGGGCGCCGCCGCGCTTGACGGCAGCACGGTGTCGACGGCTGTCGCGCACGGATTCGTGACCATCGCCAACGCCGATACGTTTCCCCTGCTGATGGGCGCCTACTCGGCGGTGCTGGGCCTGTTCATTCCCTCGGGCGGCGGCAAATGGCTGATCGAGGCACCGTATGTCATGCAGGCGGCGGTCGATCTGAAGGTGCACCTGGGCTGGGCGGTACAGGTCTATAACGCGGCCGAAGCCCTGCCCAACCTGGTCAATCCGTTCTGGATGCTGCCCCTGCTGGGCGTCGTGGGGCTCAAGGCGCGTGACATAGTCGGCTTCACCGCCTTGCAGCTGCTGATCCACGTTCCCGTCGTTCTCGGATTGCTGGCGCTGCTGGCCACCACGCTCACGTATATCCCGCCACAAATCCCGTAG
- a CDS encoding polysaccharide lyase, whose product MSFLFALMLSPAMATVLWRGDFQTGNLSQYDTQHIVSPDRFTVVERPGLPGGLRYAAQVTVRQGDDPINASGNRNELVKFDGASEGTEFYYGWSTLWPSNYPMVPAWQVFMQWHHPGSNGAPPVRFVLGCSSGDCGAPLPDTLFFIVNGQNVWTMRPVTAGQWHRFVLHIKWSANASVGFVELWYDGVKVVPKRFIRTLYNAADTNYLKMGLYRDESIAQEQMLFHTGLVQATTYEEAATPGTPDNGNCQQATSGNWKSVALPQPATGQVTLEADVTPPTVPTSGALGLANGAPASGAWDQLAVAVLFDDETGRILARNGDNYVADSALAYEAQRSYHIRLVVDVINHRFSAYVTPAGGTEVRIANNYAFRTTQQTVSQLSHWVVAAGTGNFSFLGCNLAVADTLFANGFEGAVTGGTDPNGVHQIYPSRAGRAKDWTLGFDDWQTRIRQFGTVSGTGKNTVVRQSGQVRMTVSAEVSSCEGITDQALALQRGYMCSTNDWKNYEMTGYFKLNTPAGDEDDMDWTMYGNGGRHPGSGNGCTGSAYKASYHYRDADVRFAKESWHVNYDFHPDNGWHPVNGGVNFVEQRDRWLGIKFVRYEFTRNGQPGVRLEQYLDLDGIDANGNPMNHWGTQPVWVREDHPQTRWGSNGATCGVADQQIIFWGGPWVTWRWDNTDSSLRLMSVREIQPPAVVP is encoded by the coding sequence TTGTCGTTCCTGTTCGCGCTGATGCTTTCGCCCGCCATGGCGACGGTCCTGTGGCGCGGTGATTTCCAGACGGGAAATCTCAGCCAGTACGACACGCAGCACATAGTCAGTCCCGACCGTTTCACCGTCGTCGAACGGCCCGGCCTGCCCGGCGGCCTGCGCTACGCCGCGCAGGTGACAGTGCGCCAGGGCGATGATCCGATCAACGCCAGCGGCAACCGCAACGAACTGGTGAAATTTGACGGCGCCTCGGAGGGCACCGAGTTCTATTACGGCTGGAGCACGCTGTGGCCGTCGAATTATCCGATGGTTCCGGCCTGGCAGGTGTTCATGCAGTGGCACCACCCCGGCTCGAACGGCGCGCCGCCGGTGCGCTTCGTGCTGGGCTGCAGCAGCGGTGATTGCGGCGCACCGCTGCCCGATACGCTGTTCTTCATCGTCAATGGCCAGAACGTCTGGACGATGCGTCCGGTCACGGCGGGCCAGTGGCACCGCTTCGTGCTGCATATCAAGTGGTCCGCCAACGCATCGGTCGGCTTTGTGGAATTGTGGTACGACGGTGTGAAGGTGGTGCCCAAGCGGTTCATCCGCACGCTGTACAACGCCGCCGACACCAACTACCTGAAGATGGGCCTGTATCGCGATGAATCGATCGCCCAGGAACAGATGCTGTTCCACACCGGGCTGGTGCAAGCCACGACCTACGAGGAAGCCGCCACACCGGGAACGCCCGACAACGGCAACTGCCAGCAGGCCACCTCCGGCAACTGGAAGTCCGTGGCACTGCCGCAGCCGGCGACCGGCCAGGTGACACTGGAAGCCGACGTCACGCCACCGACAGTGCCCACATCCGGCGCACTCGGACTGGCCAACGGCGCGCCTGCCTCCGGCGCGTGGGACCAGCTGGCCGTCGCTGTGCTGTTTGATGACGAGACCGGACGCATTCTGGCGCGCAACGGCGACAACTACGTCGCTGACAGCGCGCTCGCCTACGAGGCGCAGCGCAGCTACCACATCCGGCTGGTGGTCGACGTGATCAATCATCGTTTCAGCGCCTACGTCACACCCGCGGGTGGCACCGAGGTGCGCATCGCCAACAACTACGCGTTCCGAACCACGCAGCAGACAGTCAGCCAGTTGAGCCATTGGGTCGTCGCCGCGGGCACCGGTAACTTCAGTTTCCTCGGTTGCAACCTGGCCGTGGCGGATACGCTGTTCGCCAACGGCTTTGAAGGCGCCGTCACGGGTGGCACCGACCCCAACGGCGTTCACCAGATCTATCCGTCACGCGCCGGCCGCGCCAAGGACTGGACGCTGGGCTTTGACGACTGGCAGACCCGCATCCGCCAGTTCGGTACCGTGAGCGGCACCGGCAAGAACACCGTGGTGCGCCAGTCCGGACAGGTGCGCATGACCGTATCGGCCGAAGTGAGCAGCTGCGAAGGCATTACCGACCAGGCCCTGGCGCTGCAACGCGGCTACATGTGTTCGACCAACGACTGGAAGAACTACGAGATGACCGGGTATTTCAAGCTCAATACCCCAGCCGGCGACGAAGACGACATGGACTGGACGATGTACGGCAACGGCGGCCGCCACCCGGGCAGCGGCAACGGCTGTACCGGCAGCGCCTACAAGGCTTCGTACCACTACCGTGACGCGGATGTGCGTTTCGCCAAGGAATCCTGGCACGTCAACTACGATTTCCATCCGGACAACGGCTGGCATCCCGTCAACGGGGGCGTCAATTTCGTCGAGCAGCGTGATCGCTGGCTGGGCATCAAGTTCGTACGCTACGAGTTCACGCGCAACGGCCAGCCCGGTGTGCGCCTGGAACAATACCTCGATCTGGATGGCATCGACGCCAACGGCAATCCCATGAACCACTGGGGCACGCAACCGGTGTGGGTCCGCGAAGACCATCCGCAGACGCGCTGGGGTTCCAACGGCGCGACCTGCGGGGTCGCCGACCAGCAGATCATCTTCTGGGGCGGCCCCTGGGTGACCTGGCGCTGGGATAACACCGATTCGTCCCTGCGCCTGATGTCGGTGCGAGAGATTCAGCCGCCCGCGGTCGTGCCGTAG
- a CDS encoding dienelactone hydrolase family protein, whose product MSETTVRHTRLKPLASALLGGLLAATCMPTMAVLPEGIITDSFEPLPTGNANTPVALPEGWQLHGRLYLPPAGVAATGAAVLAHGCSGLWSNGVVDSIGQTHVERWGRKLASLGVITVAIDSYSGRQPDGVSNDEFQLQCSGTTWAGAVDSYTTRADDIVRAVGWLKYRFGARAANAVAVGWSQGAQSLMVATAETGRFANTSQFTAPGSDRYVPAAAAIFYPGCGQNMGFLATSSISTSYWRPHVPLRMNHAALDPFEPNCATRMNRAASEYGSTPQSTHWAQYVMFPGAEHSFDHTGNTQWPVSTCNDPTDDCAMRTADIESLAFLQQQSQ is encoded by the coding sequence ATGTCTGAAACCACCGTTCGACACACCCGCCTGAAACCTCTGGCCAGTGCGCTGCTCGGTGGCCTGCTGGCGGCCACCTGCATGCCGACGATGGCCGTCCTGCCGGAAGGCATCATTACCGACTCCTTCGAGCCACTGCCGACCGGTAACGCCAACACCCCGGTAGCGCTGCCGGAAGGTTGGCAACTGCACGGACGGCTGTACCTTCCGCCCGCCGGCGTTGCAGCCACCGGGGCGGCCGTGCTGGCGCATGGGTGCAGTGGCCTGTGGTCGAACGGCGTCGTCGACAGCATCGGCCAGACACATGTGGAACGCTGGGGGCGCAAGCTCGCCAGCCTGGGCGTCATCACGGTAGCCATCGACAGCTATTCCGGCCGCCAGCCGGATGGCGTCAGCAACGACGAATTCCAGCTGCAGTGTTCCGGAACCACCTGGGCCGGCGCTGTGGATTCGTATACAACGCGCGCCGATGACATCGTCCGCGCGGTCGGCTGGCTCAAATACCGGTTCGGTGCCCGTGCCGCGAACGCGGTGGCGGTAGGCTGGTCGCAGGGCGCGCAAAGCCTGATGGTGGCCACGGCCGAAACCGGACGTTTCGCCAATACCTCCCAGTTCACGGCACCCGGCAGCGATCGCTACGTGCCCGCGGCGGCGGCCATCTTCTATCCCGGCTGCGGGCAGAACATGGGCTTTCTCGCGACATCGAGCATCAGTACCAGCTACTGGCGCCCGCACGTCCCGCTGCGGATGAATCACGCGGCGCTCGATCCCTTCGAGCCCAATTGCGCCACGCGGATGAATCGCGCCGCCAGCGAATACGGCTCCACCCCGCAGTCCACGCACTGGGCGCAATACGTGATGTTTCCCGGCGCCGAGCATTCTTTCGATCACACCGGCAACACGCAGTGGCCGGTGTCGACCTGCAACGACCCCACGGATGATTGTGCGATGCGCACGGCGGATATCGAATCGCTGGCGTTTCTGCAGCAACAATCGCAGTAA
- the rpoD gene encoding RNA polymerase sigma factor RpoD: MAIENTTQDQQSDLKLLIVKGREQGYLTYAEVNDHLPDDIVDPEQIEDIIGMINGMGIEVHEIAPDTELLTPDAPSAVTDDETATEEAVAMLAAVDAEVGRTTDPVRMYMREMGTVELLTREGEIAIAKRIEEGLTAVQTALASFPWSIQLLIEEYDQHIEGKRRLSEVVAGFADIEEPESAITEAMLEAEDGPAVAAKDDEDENNGDGEEAAPGETGPDPQEVARRMDELRQLYGKFQKTAEKYGLADKKAQKLREQMAESFLKLKLPAVMIDSFVKKLRDVVGNIRNHERIIMDLCVKFAKMPRKDFLRAFPGHEIDLEWTEELIRKKQKWSSGIRAHKDEIVSEQDKLVGIEKGLFLSLTDIKEINRAMSIGEAKARRAKKEMVEANLRLVISIAKKYTNRGLQFLDLIQEGNIGLMKAVDKFEYRRGYKFSTYATWWIRQAITRSIADQARTIRIPVHMIETINKLNRISRQMLQEMGREPTPEELAKKMEMPEDKIRKVMKIAKEPISMETPIGDDEDSHLGDFIEDTNVDSPVDSATSTGLSETVRDVLAGLTPREAKVLRMRFGIDMNTDHTLEEVGKQFDVTRERIRQIEAKALRKLRHPSRSEQLRSFLDLD; the protein is encoded by the coding sequence ATGGCCATCGAAAACACCACACAGGATCAGCAGTCCGATCTTAAGCTCTTGATTGTAAAGGGGCGTGAGCAAGGCTATCTGACCTACGCCGAAGTCAACGATCACCTCCCCGACGACATCGTCGATCCGGAGCAGATCGAGGACATCATCGGCATGATCAACGGCATGGGCATCGAGGTGCATGAGATCGCACCGGATACCGAGCTGCTGACCCCCGATGCGCCCTCGGCCGTGACCGACGATGAAACCGCCACCGAAGAAGCGGTGGCCATGCTGGCGGCCGTCGACGCCGAAGTGGGCCGCACCACTGACCCGGTCCGCATGTACATGCGCGAGATGGGCACGGTGGAACTGCTCACCCGCGAAGGCGAAATCGCCATCGCCAAGCGCATAGAGGAAGGCCTGACCGCGGTGCAGACCGCCCTGGCCAGCTTCCCCTGGTCGATCCAGCTGCTGATCGAGGAATACGACCAGCACATCGAGGGCAAGCGTCGCCTGTCCGAGGTGGTCGCCGGTTTTGCCGATATCGAAGAACCCGAGTCGGCCATCACCGAGGCCATGCTGGAAGCCGAGGACGGCCCGGCCGTCGCAGCCAAGGATGACGAAGACGAAAACAACGGCGACGGCGAAGAAGCCGCCCCGGGCGAAACCGGTCCGGATCCGCAGGAAGTGGCGCGCCGCATGGACGAGCTGCGCCAGCTCTACGGCAAGTTCCAGAAGACGGCCGAAAAATACGGCCTGGCCGACAAGAAGGCCCAGAAGCTGCGCGAGCAGATGGCCGAGTCCTTCCTCAAGCTCAAGCTGCCGGCCGTGATGATCGACAGCTTCGTCAAGAAGCTGCGCGACGTGGTCGGCAACATCCGCAACCACGAACGCATCATCATGGACCTGTGCGTCAAGTTCGCGAAGATGCCGCGCAAGGATTTCCTGCGCGCCTTCCCGGGCCACGAGATCGACCTGGAGTGGACCGAAGAACTCATCCGCAAGAAGCAGAAATGGTCTTCGGGCATCCGCGCGCACAAGGATGAAATCGTCTCCGAGCAGGACAAGCTCGTCGGTATCGAGAAGGGCCTGTTCCTCTCGCTCACCGACATCAAGGAGATCAACCGCGCGATGTCCATCGGCGAGGCCAAGGCCCGCCGCGCGAAGAAGGAGATGGTCGAGGCCAACCTGCGCCTGGTGATCTCCATCGCTAAAAAGTATACCAATCGCGGCCTGCAGTTCCTCGACCTCATCCAGGAAGGCAACATCGGCCTGATGAAGGCCGTGGACAAGTTCGAATATCGTCGCGGCTACAAGTTCTCCACCTATGCGACGTGGTGGATCCGCCAGGCCATCACCCGCTCGATCGCCGACCAGGCCCGCACCATCCGCATTCCGGTGCACATGATCGAGACGATCAACAAGCTCAACCGCATCAGTCGCCAGATGCTCCAGGAAATGGGGCGCGAGCCCACGCCGGAAGAGCTGGCCAAGAAGATGGAGATGCCGGAAGACAAGATCCGCAAGGTGATGAAGATCGCCAAGGAGCCGATCTCCATGGAAACGCCGATCGGTGACGACGAAGACTCGCACCTGGGCGACTTCATCGAAGACACCAACGTCGACTCGCCGGTGGATTCGGCCACGTCCACGGGCCTGTCCGAAACCGTGCGCGACGTGCTCGCCGGCCTGACGCCGCGCGAAGCCAAGGTGCTGCGCATGCGCTTTGGCATCGACATGAACACCGATCACACGCTGGAAGAAGTCGGCAAGCAGTTCGACGTGACCCGCGAGCGTATCCGCCAGATCGAAGCCAAGGCCCTGCGCAAGCTGCGCCATCCGAGCCGTTCGGAACAGCTGCGCTCGTTCCTCGACCTGGATTGA
- the dtd gene encoding D-aminoacyl-tRNA deacylase, translating into MIALIQRVTSARVDVDGETVGAIGPGLLALVAVQPEDAEPQTQRMLQRILGYRVFSDAEGKMNRSLADTGGGLLLVSQFTLAADTNSGMRPSFSTAATPAEGEFWFNRLVEMARQAHPRVETGRFRSHMQVHLVNDGPVTFRLEVR; encoded by the coding sequence ATGATCGCCCTGATCCAGCGCGTCACCAGCGCGCGCGTCGACGTGGACGGAGAGACGGTGGGGGCCATTGGACCAGGTCTTCTGGCACTGGTGGCGGTGCAACCAGAAGACGCAGAACCACAGACACAGCGGATGCTGCAACGAATTCTGGGCTATCGCGTCTTTTCGGATGCGGAGGGCAAGATGAACCGTTCGCTCGCCGACACGGGCGGCGGATTGCTGCTGGTATCCCAGTTCACCCTGGCCGCGGACACCAACTCGGGCATGCGGCCCAGCTTCTCGACAGCGGCAACACCCGCGGAGGGCGAATTCTGGTTCAACCGACTGGTCGAAATGGCACGGCAGGCACACCCACGGGTGGAAACCGGGCGATTCCGGTCCCATATGCAAGTGCACCTCGTCAACGACGGGCCGGTGACCTTCCGCCTGGAAGTGCGTTGA
- a CDS encoding lysophospholipid acyltransferase family protein, whose amino-acid sequence MRWNIAILYFLLQLAGRLPLRFLHACGAGLGRLLWWSRGRLRRHTEINFSLVLTQLGTEQRHRLAQRTMQETGKSIVEVAKVWGGGARNALELVREVDGEALFQAALDGGKGLIIAAPHLGCWELLNIWLCSRTPIAIVYRPPRHAQIEPLLLRARGELKPEQVRAEGAGVRTLYKRLQSGGVVGILPDQSPKQGDGEFAPFFGVEALTMVLVSRLAHRTGATVLFAFAERLPKGAGYRIRFRPAPAGIDAADLRAATTALNHGVEACVNLAFEQYQWHYKRFQYRPSPDEHNPYWRG is encoded by the coding sequence ATGCGCTGGAATATCGCCATCCTCTATTTCCTGCTGCAGCTGGCAGGCCGCCTGCCGCTGCGGTTCCTGCACGCCTGCGGCGCGGGGCTGGGCCGGCTGCTGTGGTGGAGTCGTGGCCGGCTGCGCCGCCACACCGAAATCAACTTCTCGCTCGTACTTACGCAATTGGGCACCGAACAACGTCACCGGCTGGCGCAACGGACCATGCAGGAAACGGGCAAGTCCATCGTCGAGGTGGCGAAGGTATGGGGCGGCGGCGCCCGCAACGCCCTGGAGCTGGTCCGCGAAGTGGACGGCGAGGCGCTGTTCCAGGCTGCGCTCGACGGCGGCAAGGGACTGATCATTGCCGCGCCACACCTGGGCTGCTGGGAGCTTCTGAACATCTGGCTGTGCAGCCGCACGCCGATCGCCATCGTCTATCGGCCGCCGCGGCATGCGCAGATCGAGCCGCTGCTGCTGCGCGCGCGCGGCGAACTCAAGCCGGAGCAGGTGCGGGCGGAAGGCGCCGGCGTGCGCACGCTCTACAAGCGGCTGCAGTCGGGAGGCGTGGTGGGCATCCTGCCGGACCAGTCGCCCAAGCAGGGCGATGGCGAGTTTGCCCCGTTTTTCGGCGTCGAAGCGTTGACGATGGTGCTGGTTTCACGCCTGGCGCACCGCACCGGCGCCACCGTGCTGTTCGCCTTCGCCGAGCGCCTGCCGAAGGGCGCCGGCTATCGCATCCGTTTTCGCCCGGCGCCCGCGGGCATCGACGCGGCGGACCTGCGCGCCGCCACCACCGCCCTCAACCACGGCGTGGAAGCATGCGTGAACCTCGCCTTCGAGCAGTACCAGTGGCACTACAAGCGGTTTCAGTACCGGCCGAGCCCGGACGAGCACAACCCCTATTGGCGCGGTTGA